TATTCAGATTTTAAATATGATAATTTCAAATATCAATCTCTTGCAAATGGTGAAGTTGCTGAAGTTGATTTTAGTGGAAAAGCAGTTGTAGGTGTTGCTCCTTGGGTAGCTAATGCAGGTGTAGATTTCAATACAAACTTAGGATTTTATGGAAATGTAGCTTATTCGTATCGTGATGCTATGCCTTTTACTTCAGATGGCGAAAATGTTACAGATGCGTATAGTTTGGTCAATGCTAAAATTGGTTTTAGAAAGACAATTTCTAAGTTTAGTCTTGATATTTATGCAGGTGCAAATAATCTTGGAGGAACTCAATATTATTATATGGTTTTCTTGAATCAATTACCTGATGCTTATTTACCAGCTCCAAAAGGAACACAATCGTTTGGAGGAATTAGCTTAAAATATAATTTCTAAATTAATAGCTTTTATTATGTCCCATAAGGACACAAGCAACGGTAGATTTGTTCATCCTAAAGTAAAATTGAGTTTCTTTTAGAGTAGTTAAAACCGACTATTTAGCTACACCTATAATCTTACCGTTGCTTGTGTTCTTATGAGCGACATAAATAATTTTCAAAAATAACCATTTAAAATGAATAAAATATACTATCTAGTACTTCTAATTTTCATCTCAGTTTCTACGTTTTCGTGTGGAAGATTTGGTAATAAAGAAAAAGAACAAACAGAAAATAAAACGACAGATTCTACAAATGTAGAAGGCAATAAAAATCAAGAACGAATTGTCAGTCTTTCCAAGCAATACAATGAAATTATTTATGCTTTAAATGCAGAAAAAAATATTGTTGCCGTCGATCTTTCAAGTACTTACCCACCAGAAATAAAAAATATACAAACGGTTGGTTATCATCGTGCTTTGAGTGCAGAGGCTATTTTGTCTATGAAACCAACTTTGATTTTGGAGGATAATAATATTGGACCTGAACATGTCGTAACCCAACTCAAAGACTTGCAAATTCCGATGAAACAGTTTGGAAAATATGAACATACCATTGCAGGAACAGATTCTTTGATACGTGAAATGGGAATTTATTTTAATGCTTCTCAAAAAGCAGAAGAATTATGCAAAAAATTAGATGAGGACATGGAAAAAGCAAAACAAGAAATTGCTAATTACAAAACTATTCCTAAAGTATTAGTAATTCATTTTGGTAGAGCTTCGAATGTCTATTTGGTAATGACAAAAAAGAGTACGGCAGCCAAAATGATAGAATGGGCAGGTGGAAAAATGGCTGTAGAAGACGAAAAAGGAATGAAACAATTTTCGCCAGAAGTAGTCGCACAAGCAGACCCAGATATTATTTTACTGACTGATTTTGGTTATGACAGATTAGGTTCGACTCAAAAAATTTCGGAGTTAGCAGGAATAAGCACCACAAAAGCATTCAAAAATAATCAGATTTATAGAGTCGAAGAACACGACATGGTTTATTTAGGTCCACGAACAGGCGAAAATATCCTTCTTCTTCAAAAATTAATTCATCAAGATGCAAAAAAATAAAAATAAATTTTCTCTTGCTAATTCTAGATTTATCTTTCCGTTTTTGATCATTTTGCTTGTCTTGATGGTGCTTTTTTCGATGCGTTATGGAGCAGTAGAAATAAGCTTAGAAGAAATTTTTTCTTCTATTCAAAAATGGTTTTCTAATACAGAAAACAAAACACTTACCGAACGTATTTTCTTAGAAATTCGCTTGCCAAGAGCCATTTTATGTGTTTTTGTAGGTGCTAGTTTAGCCGTTGGAGGAGTTTTGTTACAGGCTTTATTCAGAAATCCGATTGTCGAACCTGGGTTAGTAGGAACTTCTTGTGGAGCAGCATTTGGGGCAGCTTTGTATTTTACTTTAGGTGCAACTTTTAACTTTAAAGATGCTGATTTTGGAGAATATACACTTCCTTTGGCTGCGTGTTTGGGAGCAATGATATCGACAGGACTTGTCTTTTTACTTTCTCATTCCAAACAAACAGGAAAAAGTGCTATTGTTTCCTTACTTCTCACAGGAATTGCCATTAATGCTTTGTTTTTGAGTGGAGTAGGATTTTTGTCTTACATCGCTAGAGATCCACAAGCTCGTTCGATTATTTTTTGGAATTTGGGAACGCTTTCTGGTGCAAATTGGTCTTCTGTTACGATAGTTGGGATAGTTACTTTTGTGTCAATTTTGATTGCTCTGCGTTATGCCAAACAACTCAATGCACTTATGATAGGCGAAGAAGAAGCACAATTTTTAGGGGTTCGTTTGAATAGCTTGAAATGGAAAATTTTATTAATCAATGTTGTTATGGTAGCTGTTGCGACAGCTTTTGTAGGCATTATTAGTTTTGTTGGATTGATTGTTCCTCATTTATTACGCATTTTGAAAGGTTCGGATAATCGTTTTTTGATAAAAAATAGTGCTGTTTTGGGAGCGTTATTGCTTTCTTTGGCTGACCTTCTTTCTCGTTTGATTGTTGCGCCTGCTGAACTTCCTATTGGGATTGTTACCTCATTAGTCGGAGTTCCTGTTTTTATTATTTTGTTACAAAAAAAGAATTATTTGTTTTAACGTAACTGACAGCTTCCAAGCTGTCAGTATAATATTGCAAACCTAGCAACAGCTTGGAAGCTATTGGCTACTTTTAAATCCTAAAAAATGATTACCCTAAAAAACATAACCTACAAAATAGGACAAAAAACTATTTTAGAAGATATTTCAGTCAATTTCGAACCTTCAAAACTTCATTTAATCATTGGCGCAAATGGCGCAGGAAAATCTACTTTGATAAAACTAATTTGTAATCAAATAAAGGCTACAAAAGTAAATGGAACAGAGGGAACAATTCTTTATGAGAATCAAGAAAGTAAAATCATTTCAATTTCAGAATTTGCACGAAATAGAGCAGTTCTTTCTCAAAATATCGAACTTGCTTTTCCTTTAAAAGTACACGAAGTAGTAATGATGGGACGTTATCCCCATTTTGGGGCAGCAGCAACCCAAAAAGATTACCAAGCCATAGAAGAAGCAATGGATTTTTTTGGCGTAATGGAAATGGCAGAAAGAGAATATTTGACACTGAGTGGAGGAGAAAAACAGCGAGTTCATTTTGCTAGAGTGATGGCACAGATTTGGAATTTTTCTTTTTCGAATACATCTAACTCTACCAAAAATTCAAAGCTAAAAAACAGGTATTTGATTTTGGACGAACCTCTTACTTTTTTGGATGTTCGTTATCAATTTGAGTTTATGCACAAAGTTACAGAGCTTTTAAAACAAAAAGATTTGGTAGTTATTGGTGTAGTGCATGATTTGAATCTAGCTGCAAAATTTGCTGACCAAATTGTCTTACTTTCCGACTCAAAAATCTTAGCAGCAGGAACTAAAGAAGAAGTTTTGACAAAAGAAAATATCAAAAAAGCTTATTCTTTAGAGCCTGTCATTCATACCGATTTCCGAAACGATAAAAATGAAATGTATTTGTTTTTTGAGTAGAAATACTTCAAAATCAATTAGAATCCAAATTCTTTTGGATACTCTACAACTCCACTTATATTTTTTAATGCTCCTTTTGTAAGCTCAATCGCCATACAATTTTCCTTTGGCACATCAAAAGGTAACTCAATATCAAATGTATGTGCTTGTTTATAGCCAAACTTTGGATAATAGTTTTTGTGTCCCAGCAAAATAATCGAATCAAAACCTAACTCTTTTGCTTTTTTATGAGCTTCTTTGATAAGTTGTGTGCCTACTCCTTTTCCTTGAAATTTCGGTAATACAGAAACAGGTGCAAGAGCAAGAGAATCATACGTATTTCCTTGATTTTTTATCTTAATTTTTGTCATAAGAATATGCCCAATGATTTGATTTTCAAACCTAGCAATCAAAGATAATTGAGGAATAAAAGCATCAGATTTTCTCAACCTTTCTACCAAAAAATGCTCTTGTTGGTCGCTATATTCTTTATCTTGAAAGGCTTCTTTTATAATTTCAAAAACAAATGCTTCATCTGATTTTTTTTCTTGTTGTACGTCAATATTCATTTTCAAACTATAATATTTAGAGATTTTTTAATTTACTTTTATCCATTTATGTGCTGTTGTGAATTCTATCAAACCTTCTGGTTTTGTGAAAATCACCCCCTTCATAGGATAACTTTGGTATTGCCAATCAACTACAGCATTTTTATTTTTTATAAGAAAACCCTGTTATAATTGAAGTTGTCTAAGAGTAGAAAAAATCCGTGTTTTGTGACACACAAATAAAGCATTCATTTTAAACAACTTCATTAAGAAAATAGAAGATTGAAATAATTTGAGCTTGTAAAATTTATAATAGTGAATTGTATTAAAGTTTAAACTGGCAAAGCCTCTTCTTTAATTTTCATGTCATGCAAAAATGTACTTCCGTCAGAATGATAAGATTGTTGGGCTGCAAAATCAGTAATAAAATGATTTGCTTTTGCTTGAAAAATGCTTGAAGGAGTTTGTTCATTAAACTCAGCAAAATTACCACTTCCTATCTTTTCAGAAATAATTTTATTGTTATAATCAATCCCCTTTGGTGTGAGTTTGTGCCAAGTAACCTGTACATGAATAACTTCTTCACGTCCAAAATAATATCCACGAATAAGCTCAATTCCTGTAATTAGATAACCTTCTTGATAAATTTCAGTCGGACTTCCACCATCGCCTCCAAAATGTTTACCCATTCTTTTAGACTTAAATAATTTATCCTCTGTACCTATTTCACTAAAAATGGGTGTAAAACCATCAATAATATCTCCACTACGAACCACAAAACCAGTCAGAGCTAAAAAATTATCTTGTTCAATCGGATTTCCTTCCCCTTTTTCTTTATCCACTAACTGACTTTTTGCACTTTTCATTTCTGTTACACCAATTTTGTCTGTTTGCACAATACTTGGAGCATTAAATTGAGGTAAGAGGTCTAATTCTTTAGATGCAAGAATTTCGTTTACTCCTGGTTTTATTTTTTTATCGTCAATAAGGTTTACTTTTATCAAAAACTCTAATGATTTGGCTCTTATCTTGGGGTCTGCTGATTCTAGAGCCTTTTGAATAAGAGCAGATTGTGTGTTTTTTTTTGCTAATTGTGTAGCCCAATATCCACTAATTATATTTCCAACAACAGTTCCTAAGATTGCTAAAAGTCCTGTAATGAGTAAAGGAGTAATTTGTTCCATAAGTTTTGTAGTAAGTTTTGATATTTACTTTTAAATATAAGAAATTTGACTGTTTATTCTAAATATTTTATACTTTAAATACATTGTCTTTTATACTCAATAGAAATTGGTTTTCGAAAATTGGACGTGAAAATTAGGTGCTAAAAGTGTTTCTAGCTCATCTTTATAATCAACGATATATTCAAAAAATGCAAGGACGTTAGTCCTAAATTTTTCAAATGTATTGTAGTATTCATAATCAATTATTTTCTTTCTCATCAACTTCCAAAGTCTTTCAATTAAGTTTAAATTAGGCGAGTAGGCAGGCAAGTAAATGAGTTCTATTTTAGAGCCATATACCCAGTCTTGCACCAAATAAGATTTGAAATAGGAGGCTTGGTCTAAGACCATATACACCTTGCTTTTATCTAAATACGCTGCTTCTACTTTATCTAAAAATTCTCTTACACTCTCTGAATCAACTGTTTCTGATTCACTAATGAGTATATCGCTTGGATTTTGAATGTTTACTGTACCTGTCAAATTTATGCGCTTTCTACCACTACTACTTTTAATTTCTCTTTCCTCTCCTGTTGGAATCCAAGCATAATTACTTCGGGTATTCCATTGAGGATGAACAGCATCTGCGTAGAGTAGAACAGCATTTTCTGAATCTAAACGCTCTATCAAAGCCTCTATATCTTCTATAAAGTGAGTTTGAAGTTCTTTATCAGCTTTAGCAGGAACTGTTTTTGTCTTTTTATAAGAAAAACCTAGACGTTTCATCAAACTAGGAAGACTTTTAATAGCGTAATCAATACCTAAATTTTCTTTTATCCAATAAGCAATAGACTGGCAGTTTTTATGCAAGTGAGAACGAAGTTCTTTATCTAAAGCTGCCAAATCAAAACTATCCAACTTACCCCAAAAACCTAAATAATTAGAAGAAATAAAACCAGAAAGACCACAGGAATTATAACTTTTTACATAATTATAAAAACTACTTAAATCAACACCTAAAAGCTCTGACAACTCTTTTGCTGACTTACCTTGGTCAAGACCTAAAAGAACAGTACAACGAATATAGTCCTTCTTTCCTGAAGAACTTTTACGATAATCTTTTAAAATATCTCGTTCAGAAATACTAAGTTGAAAATTCATAAGCTAAAAATAATCAAAATTTAGATATTTTTGAAATCTAATTACGGATGAGTATATCTACTTGATTAGACAACAAAATTTTATTTACTCTGTATTAATTGTCCTTAATTATATTTTTCGTATTTTAATTGTTCAAATGTTTTTTTATAACCAAACGAAAACTATTTTCTTCAAAATTTCGTTTTGAAAAACCTGTCTCAGCTTATTTTTTTTTAAAATTTCGTTACCTATTTTTCCTCTATTTTACCCTACATTTTCAAATGATGTTTCGCAATAAAAAAAGTGAAGAAAAACTTTATAAATTTAAAGACCTAAAAATCTATTCTTCTCCTGAATGGCTCGCTAATGGAATGCGAAAATACAGAACTGTTTTTGAGAGCATCGAAACGAGTTATTTGTATGTAGAGCTTTCTTTTTATAATAAATTATTTGATGTAGAAGAGTGGGAAGCTGCTATTTTACTCAAATGCTACCGTTTGAGCAGTCGAAAAGAGCGAGAAATCGTTTGTGAAATAAATGTAAATCAGGTTATTTCACCTCAAAATAATATAGTGAACATTAGAGAAGGTTGGGGAAATGATGAAGTAGGAACATTTTGGACACGAGGAGATTATGTTTGGGAAGCCTATATAGATGGTGAAATTTTTGGTACGAAACCTTTTTATATAGAAAGTGGAGGTCCTGTCACAACTCAAAACAATCCCTATTTTGAGATGCAAACTATAAAACTCTATGAAGGAACACAAGATGGAGTAGATGAAGA
This is a stretch of genomic DNA from Bernardetia sp. MNP-M8. It encodes these proteins:
- a CDS encoding ABC transporter substrate-binding protein, translating into MNKIYYLVLLIFISVSTFSCGRFGNKEKEQTENKTTDSTNVEGNKNQERIVSLSKQYNEIIYALNAEKNIVAVDLSSTYPPEIKNIQTVGYHRALSAEAILSMKPTLILEDNNIGPEHVVTQLKDLQIPMKQFGKYEHTIAGTDSLIREMGIYFNASQKAEELCKKLDEDMEKAKQEIANYKTIPKVLVIHFGRASNVYLVMTKKSTAAKMIEWAGGKMAVEDEKGMKQFSPEVVAQADPDIILLTDFGYDRLGSTQKISELAGISTTKAFKNNQIYRVEEHDMVYLGPRTGENILLLQKLIHQDAKK
- a CDS encoding iron ABC transporter permease gives rise to the protein MQKNKNKFSLANSRFIFPFLIILLVLMVLFSMRYGAVEISLEEIFSSIQKWFSNTENKTLTERIFLEIRLPRAILCVFVGASLAVGGVLLQALFRNPIVEPGLVGTSCGAAFGAALYFTLGATFNFKDADFGEYTLPLAACLGAMISTGLVFLLSHSKQTGKSAIVSLLLTGIAINALFLSGVGFLSYIARDPQARSIIFWNLGTLSGANWSSVTIVGIVTFVSILIALRYAKQLNALMIGEEEAQFLGVRLNSLKWKILLINVVMVAVATAFVGIISFVGLIVPHLLRILKGSDNRFLIKNSAVLGALLLSLADLLSRLIVAPAELPIGIVTSLVGVPVFIILLQKKNYLF
- a CDS encoding ATP-binding cassette domain-containing protein, which codes for MITLKNITYKIGQKTILEDISVNFEPSKLHLIIGANGAGKSTLIKLICNQIKATKVNGTEGTILYENQESKIISISEFARNRAVLSQNIELAFPLKVHEVVMMGRYPHFGAAATQKDYQAIEEAMDFFGVMEMAEREYLTLSGGEKQRVHFARVMAQIWNFSFSNTSNSTKNSKLKNRYLILDEPLTFLDVRYQFEFMHKVTELLKQKDLVVIGVVHDLNLAAKFADQIVLLSDSKILAAGTKEEVLTKENIKKAYSLEPVIHTDFRNDKNEMYLFFE
- a CDS encoding N-acetyltransferase, yielding MNIDVQQEKKSDEAFVFEIIKEAFQDKEYSDQQEHFLVERLRKSDAFIPQLSLIARFENQIIGHILMTKIKIKNQGNTYDSLALAPVSVLPKFQGKGVGTQLIKEAHKKAKELGFDSIILLGHKNYYPKFGYKQAHTFDIELPFDVPKENCMAIELTKGALKNISGVVEYPKEFGF
- a CDS encoding IS630 family transposase, producing the protein MNFQLSISERDILKDYRKSSSGKKDYIRCTVLLGLDQGKSAKELSELLGVDLSSFYNYVKSYNSCGLSGFISSNYLGFWGKLDSFDLAALDKELRSHLHKNCQSIAYWIKENLGIDYAIKSLPSLMKRLGFSYKKTKTVPAKADKELQTHFIEDIEALIERLDSENAVLLYADAVHPQWNTRSNYAWIPTGEEREIKSSSGRKRINLTGTVNIQNPSDILISESETVDSESVREFLDKVEAAYLDKSKVYMVLDQASYFKSYLVQDWVYGSKIELIYLPAYSPNLNLIERLWKLMRKKIIDYEYYNTFEKFRTNVLAFFEYIVDYKDELETLLAPNFHVQFSKTNFY